A section of the Arcobacter roscoffensis genome encodes:
- a CDS encoding TolC family protein — translation MHFQKSNKIKLLLCSLISVNLFANTNLDESILSDSRKKTFDLEKEQAKEDSSKLKKDWINQVIFKYTKNLGDEYKSETSSIRIDQPIFQSGGIYQAIKYANSTHDYANLQIQQERKNLIKDAYNLLFQIKKLDLNIQKTKLSLANAKIDVQRKKEQVLNGFLDSSFLDNALLTLNSSKHTLVDLKYQKQELINSFENIASGKYNNFELPKFEFISKEEYLEKNIELEKAKASIKKDKNYSHMTMARYLPSVNVYYNYSKTHYSDGKPNAEQTNDQTYGLYITMPLDSRALNDIESKRIEYLKSKLNLKNKIDDEKSFFKTKLDKLSMLEDRLKITSEDLSLYDSILEIIKEEKEAQIKTQSDYDTLKNSRDIKLLDAQVYKIDKQIILLELYSKVY, via the coding sequence TTAAACTACTTTTATGTAGTTTAATTAGTGTAAACCTTTTTGCAAATACTAATTTGGATGAAAGTATTTTATCTGATAGTAGAAAAAAAACTTTTGATTTAGAAAAAGAACAAGCTAAAGAAGATAGCTCAAAACTAAAAAAAGATTGGATAAACCAAGTTATTTTTAAATATACAAAAAATTTAGGTGATGAGTATAAAAGTGAAACTTCTTCAATACGAATTGATCAGCCTATTTTTCAAAGTGGTGGGATTTATCAAGCTATAAAATATGCTAACTCAACACATGATTATGCAAATCTTCAAATACAACAAGAAAGAAAAAATTTAATAAAAGATGCATATAACCTACTTTTTCAAATCAAAAAACTTGATTTAAATATCCAAAAAACAAAACTATCTTTAGCAAATGCAAAAATAGATGTTCAAAGAAAAAAAGAACAAGTTTTAAATGGATTTTTAGATAGTTCATTTTTAGATAATGCACTACTTACTTTAAATAGTTCAAAACATACATTGGTTGATTTAAAATACCAAAAGCAAGAACTTATAAATAGTTTTGAAAACATCGCTTCTGGAAAATACAATAACTTTGAACTTCCAAAATTTGAATTTATTTCTAAAGAAGAGTATTTAGAAAAAAATATAGAACTAGAAAAAGCAAAAGCTTCTATTAAAAAAGATAAAAACTATTCACATATGACTATGGCTAGATATTTACCTAGTGTAAATGTGTACTATAACTATTCTAAAACACACTATTCTGATGGAAAACCAAATGCTGAACAAACCAATGATCAAACATATGGATTATATATTACTATGCCACTTGACTCAAGAGCATTAAATGACATTGAAAGTAAAAGAATTGAATATTTAAAATCTAAACTAAATCTAAAAAATAAGATTGATGACGAAAAAAGTTTTTTTAAAACAAAACTAGATAAACTTAGTATGCTAGAAGACAGATTAAAAATTACTAGTGAAGATTTAAGCCTATATGACTCTATTTTAGAGATTATAAAAGAAGAAAAAGAGGCACAGATTAAAACGCAAAGTGATTATGATACACTTAAGAATTCTAGAGATATTAAACTTTTAGATGCACAAGTATATAAAATTGACAAACAAATAATTTTATTGGAGCTATACTCAAAAGTTTACTAA
- a CDS encoding sensor histidine kinase encodes MKKINNITYWIIILPIIAVLLTSSILTYEFISYENKEFKEEIENIQTNYAEEIKKTIKNRVNRTIKLIETQTKLNTIEEKNNIKNIVNIGYKTIKQIYLQNESKSKEEILNLIIKSLDPQRFYSNASGYFFIIDLNDKVIMQPQTPSHVGKTLSNLQDKEGKYFIKEFKEIVTTKKEGFTTWHWKKPKTNRIEKKLGYVKLFEPLGIYIGTAKYIEDIDKKIQNQVLRIIDTVSYGKDEYLFVVNQHGTTLSHINKSFINKKIETLSEIEQNVIKNILEKGAIEGGSFLGYTPTSHNISKKLSKKISFVKKVPKLNWVIGTGQYTTKIQEQIQKKKLNLEKEVKDAKYKIIIISAAISLILIIILVLISRRIDSQFKKYENELKQNNKELKKLNESLEMQVKEQVLKIRKTDDMLNQQSRLASMGEMIGNIAHQWRQPLSTISTIASGTKLEDELNLMNKEKLYKNLDLIVSNTQHLSNTIEDFRNFFKKDKARVNFNLKNTIEKVISLISASLKNKEIHIELDIDDSIELYTLENELTQAILNILNNSKDALLEKDFDYKIINIKAFTKNDKTYIEIYDNGGGIKDNIINKIFEPYFTTKFQAQGTGIGLYMTRTIIVNHMKGKLLAKNIQIEAKNKKYKAALIQIILDK; translated from the coding sequence ATGAAAAAAATCAATAATATCACATATTGGATCATAATACTTCCTATCATTGCAGTACTTTTAACTTCTAGTATTTTAACTTATGAATTTATTTCTTATGAAAATAAAGAGTTTAAAGAAGAAATAGAAAACATTCAAACAAATTATGCAGAAGAAATTAAAAAAACAATAAAAAATAGAGTAAATAGGACTATTAAACTTATTGAAACTCAAACTAAACTAAATACCATTGAAGAAAAAAACAATATTAAGAATATCGTTAATATTGGATATAAAACAATCAAACAGATATATCTACAAAATGAATCAAAATCAAAAGAAGAAATTCTTAATCTGATAATTAAAAGTTTAGACCCTCAAAGATTTTACTCAAATGCTAGTGGCTACTTTTTTATAATCGATTTAAATGATAAAGTTATTATGCAACCTCAAACTCCATCACATGTAGGAAAAACTCTTTCAAATCTACAAGATAAAGAAGGAAAATACTTCATAAAAGAGTTTAAAGAAATTGTAACAACAAAAAAAGAGGGTTTTACAACATGGCATTGGAAAAAACCTAAAACAAACAGAATTGAGAAAAAACTTGGATATGTAAAACTATTTGAGCCTTTAGGTATTTACATAGGAACAGCAAAATATATTGAAGATATTGATAAGAAAATACAAAATCAAGTTCTTAGAATTATAGATACTGTAAGTTATGGAAAAGATGAGTATCTATTTGTTGTTAATCAACACGGAACAACCTTATCTCATATAAATAAGTCTTTTATTAATAAAAAGATAGAAACACTTTCAGAGATTGAACAAAATGTTATTAAAAATATCTTAGAAAAAGGCGCTATTGAAGGTGGTTCATTTTTAGGATATACACCTACTAGCCATAATATCTCAAAAAAACTATCAAAAAAAATCTCTTTTGTAAAAAAAGTTCCAAAGTTAAACTGGGTAATAGGTACAGGACAATACACTACAAAAATTCAAGAGCAAATACAAAAGAAAAAGCTTAATTTAGAAAAAGAAGTAAAAGATGCAAAATATAAAATTATAATTATTTCAGCAGCTATTAGTTTAATTTTAATAATTATATTAGTATTGATATCAAGAAGAATAGACTCACAATTTAAAAAATATGAAAATGAATTGAAACAAAATAATAAGGAATTAAAAAAACTAAACGAGTCTTTAGAAATGCAAGTAAAAGAGCAAGTTTTAAAAATAAGAAAAACAGATGATATGTTAAACCAACAATCAAGATTGGCTTCAATGGGTGAAATGATAGGAAATATAGCTCATCAATGGAGACAGCCACTATCAACAATAAGTACAATTGCTTCTGGTACAAAACTTGAAGATGAACTAAACTTAATGAACAAAGAGAAGCTTTATAAAAATCTAGACTTGATAGTTTCAAATACCCAACACTTATCTAATACAATTGAAGATTTTAGGAACTTCTTTAAAAAAGACAAAGCAAGAGTAAACTTTAATTTAAAAAATACAATTGAAAAAGTTATCAGTTTAATTTCTGCTAGTTTAAAAAATAAAGAGATACATATAGAACTTGATATTGATGATAGTATTGAGCTTTATACTTTAGAAAATGAACTAACTCAAGCTATTTTAAATATCTTAAATAACTCTAAAGATGCTTTATTAGAAAAAGATTTTGACTATAAGATTATTAATATAAAAGCTTTTACTAAAAATGATAAAACATATATTGAAATTTATGATAATGGTGGAGGAATAAAAGATAATATTATAAACAAAATCTTTGAGCCATATTTTACAACAAAATTTCAAGCACAAGGAACGGGAATAGGTTTATATATGACAAGAACAATCATTGTAAATCATATGAAAGGTAAACTCTTAGCTAAAAATATTCAAATAGAAGCTAAAAATAAAAAGTATAAAGCTGCTTTAATACAAATTATATTAGATAAGTAA
- the pyk gene encoding pyruvate kinase, producing the protein MDKRTKILATLGPSSHSIETIEGLIKAGANMFRLNFSHGSHEYHKETLDNIRTAMKNLNKTVGVLQDISGPKVRIGDLKEPFELHRGDVITFLKDEIVGYKQADKKYIVSINYPDILSKVKVDEYIYLYDGTIRAKVIQTGDEVQAKIENHGILSSRKGVNFPNTVIDIDVITKKDEKDIAWGVENQVDYFAISFVQNAKDMKKARKLLNGYRGKLIAKIEKFDAVENIDEIIEESDGLMVARGDLGIEVPYYDVPTIQKMLIKKANNVGMPVITATQMLLSMTHNERATRAEISDVANAVLDGTDVVMLSEESAVGEDPINVVDTMSNIIARTEDIYNFDKQAKFDYLDHFDVIQATVTKLADDLGARGILALTSSGKSAIKMSRYRPRTPIYAFTHKKKILSALTAIWGVKPIGTIKEAQASKMFQKMLKELDAKGLLDKSETYVATVGYPVGMPGSTNTIKILTPSEIEYYLNFKNK; encoded by the coding sequence GTGGATAAAAGAACAAAAATTTTGGCAACATTAGGGCCATCAAGCCATAGTATTGAAACAATTGAAGGTTTAATAAAAGCAGGTGCAAACATGTTTAGATTAAACTTTTCTCATGGAAGTCATGAGTATCATAAAGAAACACTTGATAATATTAGAACAGCAATGAAAAACTTAAATAAAACAGTTGGTGTTTTACAAGATATTTCAGGTCCAAAAGTTAGAATTGGAGATTTAAAAGAACCTTTTGAATTACATAGAGGTGATGTAATAACTTTCTTAAAAGATGAAATAGTAGGGTATAAACAAGCTGATAAAAAATATATAGTATCTATTAATTATCCTGATATTTTAAGTAAAGTAAAAGTAGATGAATATATCTATTTATATGATGGAACAATTAGAGCAAAGGTTATCCAAACTGGTGATGAGGTTCAAGCAAAAATCGAAAATCATGGTATTTTATCATCAAGAAAGGGTGTAAACTTTCCAAATACAGTTATTGATATTGATGTAATTACAAAAAAAGATGAAAAAGATATTGCTTGGGGTGTTGAAAACCAAGTTGATTACTTTGCAATTTCATTTGTTCAAAATGCAAAGGATATGAAAAAAGCAAGAAAACTTCTAAATGGCTACAGAGGTAAATTAATAGCAAAGATTGAGAAGTTTGATGCAGTTGAAAATATTGATGAGATTATTGAAGAATCAGATGGACTTATGGTTGCAAGGGGAGATTTAGGTATTGAAGTTCCTTATTATGATGTACCAACTATTCAAAAAATGCTTATTAAAAAAGCAAATAATGTTGGAATGCCTGTAATTACAGCAACACAAATGCTTCTATCTATGACTCATAACGAAAGAGCAACAAGAGCCGAAATCTCAGATGTAGCAAATGCAGTACTTGATGGAACTGATGTTGTTATGTTAAGTGAAGAGAGTGCAGTTGGAGAAGATCCAATTAATGTTGTTGATACTATGAGTAATATTATTGCAAGAACAGAAGATATTTATAACTTTGATAAACAAGCAAAATTTGATTATTTAGATCATTTTGATGTTATTCAAGCAACAGTTACAAAACTTGCTGATGATTTAGGAGCAAGAGGTATTTTAGCCCTTACAAGTTCAGGTAAATCAGCAATAAAAATGTCAAGGTATAGACCAAGAACTCCTATTTATGCATTTACTCATAAAAAGAAGATATTATCAGCCTTAACAGCAATTTGGGGTGTAAAACCAATTGGTACAATAAAAGAAGCACAAGCTTCAAAAATGTTCCAAAAAATGCTTAAAGAACTTGATGCAAAAGGTTTATTGGATAAAAGTGAGACTTATGTAGCAACGGTAGGTTATCCTGTAGGAATGCCAGGAAGTACAAATACTATTAAGATTTTAACACCATCTGAAATTGAGTACTATTTAAATTTCAAAAATAAATAG